From Actinopolyspora lacussalsi, a single genomic window includes:
- a CDS encoding hypothetical protein (product_source=Hypo-rule applied; superfamily=101898) → MSRPAVGDRNWFAVGDAGSRVRVYELDSSDCSVVRFHSVETDTYDVVNLGRRADGTLWLADTGDNSSRRDTVALHVIDPSGATELYRMKCPDGPHDAEALLLGREGNVHLVTKNPLGAVPAPARETSSSRLQRPPPPHSPSGGPRQGGASCSASGEQSSCCCSS, encoded by the coding sequence TTGTCGAGACCGGCGGTCGGGGACCGGAACTGGTTCGCCGTGGGAGACGCTGGTAGTCGGGTGCGCGTCTACGAACTCGACTCGTCTGACTGCTCGGTGGTCCGCTTCCACTCCGTCGAGACGGATACCTACGACGTGGTGAATCTCGGACGGCGGGCCGACGGCACGCTGTGGCTGGCCGACACCGGGGACAACAGCTCGCGCAGGGACACTGTGGCGCTGCACGTGATCGATCCCTCCGGCGCGACCGAGCTCTACCGGATGAAGTGCCCGGATGGCCCGCACGACGCCGAGGCGCTGCTGTTGGGCAGGGAGGGAAATGTCCACCTCGTCACCAAGAACCCGCTGGGTGCCGTCCCCGCCCCGGCTCGGGAGACCTCTTCCTCACGACTTCAGCGGCCCCCACCACCTCACTCTCCGAGTGGCGGTCCCCGCCAGGGCGGCGCGTCCTGCTCGGCCTCGGGGGAACAGTCCTCGTGCTGCTGCTCGTCGTGA
- a CDS encoding diaminopimelate epimerase (product_source=KO:K01778; cath_funfam=3.10.310.10; cog=COG0253; ko=KO:K01778; pfam=PF01678; smart=SM00917; superfamily=54506; tigrfam=TIGR00652) yields the protein MQSYAGPEFLKGHGTENDFVVLPDPRGELDLTAARVRALCDRRIGLGADGVLRVVPGGLLGEELPSDVPTDAWFMDYRNADGSVAEMCGNGVRVFARYLLESGLAASGNVPVGTRAGLRGVLVGEDGRVTVDMGGAAVTGHSSVTVAGYAMSALAVDLGNPHLVCVTSGIGDLDLSVQPGYDPELFPHGVNIELVEPLDERELRMRVYERGVGETRSCGTGTVAAAVAALRADGGENGVRLVHVPGGTVEVEVTPETTTLTGPAELLARGELDADWWRRIGEPVLVTSGTNR from the coding sequence GTGCAGTCTTACGCGGGACCGGAATTTCTCAAGGGGCACGGAACCGAGAACGACTTCGTCGTGTTGCCCGACCCCCGGGGCGAACTCGACCTGACGGCGGCACGGGTACGCGCGTTGTGCGACCGCAGGATCGGCCTGGGCGCCGACGGCGTGCTGCGGGTCGTTCCGGGCGGTCTGCTGGGCGAGGAACTCCCCTCCGACGTCCCCACCGACGCGTGGTTCATGGACTACCGCAACGCCGATGGTTCCGTGGCCGAGATGTGCGGCAACGGGGTGCGCGTCTTCGCGCGTTACCTGCTCGAATCGGGGCTCGCCGCGTCGGGGAACGTTCCGGTGGGCACGCGTGCGGGGCTGCGTGGAGTCCTCGTCGGCGAGGACGGACGCGTGACCGTTGACATGGGCGGTGCTGCCGTCACCGGGCACTCCAGCGTCACCGTCGCGGGTTACGCGATGTCCGCGCTGGCGGTGGACCTGGGCAATCCGCACCTGGTCTGCGTCACGTCCGGAATCGGTGACCTCGACCTGTCGGTACAGCCCGGTTACGACCCGGAGCTGTTCCCCCACGGCGTGAACATCGAACTGGTGGAGCCGCTCGACGAGCGGGAGCTGCGGATGCGGGTGTACGAGCGAGGCGTTGGTGAAACCCGTTCGTGTGGCACCGGGACCGTAGCCGCCGCCGTGGCCGCGCTGCGCGCCGACGGCGGTGAGAACGGTGTCCGTCTGGTGCACGTTCCGGGGGGAACGGTGGAGGTCGAGGTCACTCCGGAGACCACTACGCTGACCGGGCCGGCGGAACTCCTCGCCCGGGGTGAGCTCGACGCCGACTGGTGGCGGCGTATCGGCGAGCCCGTACTGGTCACTTCGGGTACGAACCGGTGA
- a CDS encoding glutamate transport system ATP-binding protein (product_source=KO:K10008; cath_funfam=3.40.50.300; cog=COG1126; ko=KO:K10008; pfam=PF00005; smart=SM00382; superfamily=52540): protein MTEVSTDTPMIRVSAVDKYFGSLHVLKDINLEIPRGQVVVVLGPSGSGKSTLCRVLNRLETIDSGAVAVDGVPLPEEGRALAELRADVGMVFQQFNLFAHKSIIDNVTLGPIKVRKLGKDEAREEGMRLLRRVGIADQAEKYPAQLSGGQQQRAAIARALAMRPKVMLFDEPTSALDPEMVNEVLEVMAGLAEEGMTMLVVSHEMGFARRAAHRVLFMADGEVVEDTSPETFFDSPESERAKDFLGKILTH from the coding sequence ATGACCGAAGTTTCCACGGATACGCCGATGATCCGGGTGTCCGCGGTCGACAAGTACTTCGGGTCACTGCACGTGCTCAAGGACATCAACCTTGAAATCCCCCGTGGTCAGGTCGTGGTGGTTCTCGGACCCTCCGGTTCGGGCAAGTCCACCCTCTGCCGAGTACTCAACCGGCTGGAAACGATCGATTCGGGCGCCGTCGCCGTCGACGGAGTGCCGCTCCCCGAGGAGGGGCGCGCGCTCGCCGAGCTCAGGGCGGATGTCGGAATGGTGTTTCAGCAGTTCAACCTGTTCGCGCACAAGAGCATCATCGACAACGTCACGCTGGGACCGATCAAGGTCCGAAAGCTCGGCAAGGACGAGGCACGCGAAGAGGGCATGCGGCTGCTGCGCCGGGTGGGGATCGCCGACCAGGCGGAGAAGTACCCCGCGCAGCTCTCCGGCGGGCAACAACAGCGCGCGGCGATCGCACGGGCACTGGCCATGCGGCCCAAGGTGATGCTCTTCGACGAGCCGACCTCGGCACTGGACCCGGAGATGGTCAACGAGGTGCTCGAGGTGATGGCGGGGCTCGCCGAAGAGGGCATGACGATGCTGGTGGTCAGTCACGAGATGGGATTCGCCCGCCGCGCCGCACACCGGGTGCTGTTCATGGCCGACGGTGAGGTCGTCGAGGACACCTCCCCCGAGACCTTCTTCGACTCGCCCGAGTCGGAACGCGCCAAGGACTTCCTGGGCAAGATCCTCACTCACTAG
- a CDS encoding hypothetical protein (product_source=Hypo-rule applied; transmembrane_helix_parts=Inside_1_29,TMhelix_30_52,Outside_53_66,TMhelix_67_89,Inside_90_95,TMhelix_96_118,Outside_119_130,TMhelix_131_153,Inside_154_156), whose amino-acid sequence MDQGDQQRFRTDLSRAERDIGRVIDPGVRALVITGIMLVLVLTAVLPWVGGAPGWQVLAGQADPALGIGLLPRLFSINSAIAGVLLGALALVTRRWAIAWLAAMLCCVVTVEGVIAIWSRQTAEAGEPGPAFGLFIAVIAMGVLAGQWLRIVWSRA is encoded by the coding sequence GTGGACCAGGGCGACCAGCAGCGGTTCCGTACCGATTTGTCCCGTGCCGAGCGGGACATCGGTCGTGTGATCGATCCGGGGGTGCGGGCGCTGGTCATCACCGGGATCATGCTGGTTCTCGTGTTGACCGCGGTGCTGCCGTGGGTCGGCGGTGCTCCGGGGTGGCAGGTCCTGGCCGGGCAGGCGGATCCGGCGCTGGGTATCGGGCTGCTGCCCCGGCTGTTCTCCATCAACTCCGCCATAGCGGGAGTGCTGCTCGGGGCCCTGGCCCTGGTCACGCGTCGGTGGGCGATCGCGTGGCTGGCGGCGATGCTCTGCTGCGTGGTCACGGTGGAGGGAGTCATCGCCATCTGGTCCAGGCAGACGGCTGAGGCCGGAGAGCCTGGTCCCGCGTTCGGACTGTTCATCGCGGTGATCGCGATGGGGGTACTGGCTGGTCAGTGGCTGCGGATCGTCTGGTCCCGCGCCTGA
- a CDS encoding glutamate transport system permease protein (product_source=KO:K10006; cath_funfam=1.10.3720.10; cog=COG0765; ko=KO:K10006; pfam=PF00528; superfamily=161098; tigrfam=TIGR01726; transmembrane_helix_parts=Outside_1_14,TMhelix_15_37,Inside_38_49,TMhelix_50_72,Outside_73_76,TMhelix_77_99,Inside_100_155,TMhelix_156_173,Outside_174_182,TMhelix_183_205,Inside_206_216), giving the protein MQVLIDNYHLYLRGLGTTLQICLYAGLLTLVVGTFIAGCRVAPLTPLRAFGTAWVTVFRNCPLAVVLFFMAFGIPALGINASYFVFGTIGLALYTSAFVCEAIRSGINAVSPGQAEAARSVGLGFGQTLRLVILPQAVRSIIPPLGSVMIAMIKNSAIAGAFGIGGDLYAVGIRQSSAQGEEIIPVLLGVALGYLIITIPAGLLLGYVERKVAIAR; this is encoded by the coding sequence GTGCAAGTCCTTATCGACAACTATCATCTGTATCTGCGGGGGCTGGGCACGACGCTGCAGATCTGCCTCTACGCGGGACTGCTGACCCTGGTGGTGGGCACGTTCATCGCGGGTTGCCGCGTCGCCCCGCTCACCCCGCTGCGTGCGTTCGGCACCGCCTGGGTGACGGTGTTCCGGAACTGTCCGCTGGCCGTGGTGCTGTTCTTCATGGCGTTCGGCATCCCGGCGCTGGGGATCAACGCCTCGTACTTCGTGTTCGGCACCATCGGACTCGCGCTGTACACCTCGGCATTCGTCTGCGAGGCGATCCGCAGCGGTATCAACGCCGTCTCACCGGGCCAGGCGGAGGCCGCTCGATCCGTGGGACTCGGCTTCGGGCAGACCCTGCGGCTGGTGATCCTGCCGCAGGCGGTGCGCAGCATCATCCCCCCGCTGGGCAGCGTGATGATCGCGATGATCAAGAACTCCGCGATCGCTGGGGCGTTCGGAATCGGTGGCGATCTCTACGCGGTGGGGATCCGGCAGTCCTCCGCTCAGGGTGAGGAGATCATCCCGGTGTTGCTGGGTGTGGCGCTGGGCTATCTGATCATCACCATCCCGGCCGGACTACTGCTGGGTTACGTGGAACGGAAGGTGGCGATCGCACGATGA
- a CDS encoding tRNA-2-methylthio-N6-dimethylallyladenosine synthase (product_source=KO:K06168; cath_funfam=3.80.30.20; cog=COG0621; ko=KO:K06168; pfam=PF00919,PF04055; smart=SM00729; superfamily=102114; tigrfam=TIGR00089) produces MNVHDSERLSGVLEEAGYVREAGDDTADLVVFNTCAVRENADNRLYGNLGRLRAAKRENPGMQIAVGGCLAQKDRGEIVRRAPWVDVVFGTHNLGSLPTLLERARHNQEAEVEILESLDQFPSTLPARRESAYSGWVSVSVGCNNTCTFCIVPSLRGKEKDRRPGDVLAEVGALASEGVLEVTLLGQNVNAYGVEFGDRYAFGKLLRSCGDIEGLERVRFTSPHPRDFTDDVIDAMAETPNVCPQLHMPLQSGSDRMLKAMRRSYRAERFLNIVHKVREAMPHAAITTDIIVGFPGETEEDFEATLDVVRRARFASAFTFQYSKRPGTPAAEMDGQLPKEVVQQRYDRLIELQNEISLEANQQLVGSEVELLVAEGEGRKNAHTERRSGRARDGRLVHFTPEGETDGELRPGDLVHTTISRAAPHHLLADGGVHRHRRTVAGDRWEAGQRPKTSGVGLGLPSFGAPSDASTESTAEQGCGC; encoded by the coding sequence ATGAACGTGCACGACTCCGAGCGGTTGTCCGGGGTGCTGGAAGAGGCCGGTTACGTGCGAGAGGCGGGCGACGACACCGCCGACCTGGTCGTGTTCAACACGTGCGCGGTGCGGGAGAACGCCGACAATCGGCTCTACGGAAACCTCGGGCGGTTGCGTGCCGCCAAGCGGGAGAACCCCGGTATGCAGATCGCGGTGGGGGGTTGCCTGGCGCAGAAGGATCGCGGCGAGATCGTTCGGCGTGCGCCCTGGGTGGACGTCGTCTTCGGCACGCACAACCTGGGATCGCTGCCGACGTTGCTCGAACGTGCCAGGCACAACCAGGAAGCCGAAGTGGAGATCCTGGAATCGCTGGACCAGTTCCCCTCCACGCTGCCCGCGCGTCGCGAGTCCGCCTACTCCGGGTGGGTCTCGGTCTCGGTCGGCTGTAACAACACCTGCACCTTCTGCATCGTTCCCTCGCTGCGCGGCAAGGAGAAGGACCGTCGTCCCGGCGACGTGCTGGCCGAGGTGGGCGCGCTCGCCTCCGAGGGGGTTCTCGAGGTCACCCTGCTCGGGCAGAACGTCAACGCCTACGGCGTCGAGTTCGGTGACCGCTACGCCTTCGGGAAACTGCTGCGCTCCTGCGGCGACATCGAGGGGCTGGAGCGGGTGCGTTTCACCTCACCGCACCCCCGGGACTTCACCGACGACGTCATCGACGCGATGGCCGAGACCCCCAACGTGTGCCCCCAGCTGCACATGCCGCTGCAGTCCGGCTCCGACCGCATGCTCAAGGCGATGCGTCGCTCCTATCGCGCCGAGCGCTTCCTCAACATCGTGCACAAGGTGCGCGAGGCCATGCCGCACGCGGCGATCACCACCGACATAATCGTCGGTTTCCCCGGGGAGACCGAGGAGGACTTCGAAGCGACGCTCGACGTGGTGCGCAGGGCACGATTCGCCAGCGCCTTCACCTTCCAGTACTCCAAGCGTCCCGGCACTCCCGCCGCCGAGATGGACGGACAGCTGCCCAAGGAGGTCGTGCAGCAGCGCTACGACCGATTGATCGAGCTGCAGAACGAGATCTCGCTGGAGGCCAACCAGCAACTGGTGGGAAGCGAGGTCGAGCTGCTGGTCGCCGAGGGCGAGGGGCGCAAGAACGCGCACACCGAGCGTCGCTCGGGCCGCGCCAGGGACGGGCGGCTGGTGCACTTCACGCCCGAGGGGGAGACGGACGGGGAGCTCCGTCCCGGTGATCTCGTGCACACCACGATCAGCAGGGCAGCGCCCCACCATCTGCTCGCGGACGGTGGCGTGCACCGACACCGTCGCACCGTGGCCGGTGATCGCTGGGAGGCCGGACAACGTCCCAAGACCTCGGGAGTCGGTCTCGGCCTGCCCTCGTTCGGCGCTCCGAGCGACGCGAGCACCGAGAGCACCGCCGAGCAGGGGTGCGGATGTTGA
- a CDS encoding glutamate transport system substrate-binding protein (product_source=KO:K10005; cath_funfam=3.40.190.10; cleavage_site_network=SignalP-noTM; cog=COG0834; ko=KO:K10005; pfam=PF00497; smart=SM00062; superfamily=53850), with the protein MRNGKLTAAAIAAATGLLLSACGSGSSSEEGFSAPVAENPSFEQGTTMAEYADSGEITIGTKKDQPLFGLENLNGEMQGFDVAIGEIIAGKLGIPADKINWKETPSKNRELYLEQGKVDMVVATYTINDKRAERVTFAGPYYEAGQDLMVKQDNNSITGPESLRDSDAKVCSARGSTPSERIREYVDSSRLVLFDTYSKCADALRNGQAQAVTTDNSILMGLVSENENQFKVVGNTFSEEPYGVGIVKGDVDFCQFINDSLRTAAENDTYQEAWNSSAGQVSDKTPELPELQSCG; encoded by the coding sequence ATGCGTAACGGCAAGCTGACCGCCGCGGCGATCGCGGCGGCGACGGGCCTGCTGCTCAGCGCCTGTGGCAGCGGTTCGAGCTCCGAAGAGGGCTTCTCCGCTCCCGTCGCCGAGAACCCCTCGTTCGAGCAGGGCACCACGATGGCCGAATACGCCGACTCCGGCGAGATCACCATCGGGACCAAGAAGGACCAGCCGTTGTTCGGGCTGGAGAACCTCAACGGCGAGATGCAGGGTTTCGACGTCGCCATCGGCGAGATCATCGCGGGCAAGCTCGGCATTCCGGCTGACAAGATCAACTGGAAGGAAACCCCGAGCAAGAACCGCGAGCTGTATCTCGAACAGGGCAAGGTCGACATGGTCGTGGCCACTTACACGATCAACGACAAACGCGCCGAGCGGGTCACCTTCGCCGGGCCGTACTACGAGGCCGGTCAGGACCTGATGGTCAAGCAGGACAACAACTCGATCACCGGTCCGGAGTCGCTGCGCGACAGCGACGCCAAGGTGTGCTCGGCCAGGGGCTCCACGCCTTCCGAGCGGATCCGCGAGTACGTCGACTCCTCCCGGCTGGTGTTGTTCGACACCTACTCGAAGTGCGCGGACGCGCTGCGCAACGGCCAGGCGCAGGCGGTCACCACGGACAACTCGATCCTGATGGGCCTGGTCAGCGAGAACGAGAACCAGTTCAAGGTGGTCGGCAACACCTTCAGCGAGGAGCCCTACGGCGTCGGGATCGTCAAGGGCGACGTGGACTTCTGCCAGTTCATCAACGACAGCCTGCGGACCGCCGCCGAGAACGACACCTACCAGGAGGCCTGGAACTCCAGCGCGGGCCAGGTTTCGGATAAGACACCGGAACTGCCCGAGCTGCAGTCCTGCGGCTGA
- a CDS encoding GTP-binding protein HflX (product_source=KO:K03665; cath_funfam=3.40.50.300; cog=COG2262; ko=KO:K03665; pfam=PF01926,PF13167,PF16360; superfamily=52540; tigrfam=TIGR03156), whose product MRSRYHTDERPEAAEWNTGADGADVRTAGEHLSTDSREPSIGEMERAERASLRRVSGLSTELSDITEVEYRQLRLERVVLVGVWTEGTAVQAESSLAELGRLAETAGSEVLDGVVQRRDRPDPATYVGPGKVRELRDMALAAGADTVICDGELAPGQLRQLEEKLKIKVVDRTALILDIFAQHASSKEGKAQVELAQLQYYLPRLRGWGDKMSRQAGGRAGGGNGGVGTRGPGETKMETDRRRIHKRISKLRKELASMSTIRETKRSRRVANAVPGVTIAGYTNAGKSSLLNALTGNGLLVEDSLFATLDPATRSARTPDGRPYTLSDTVGFVRHLPHQLVEAFRSTLEEVTRADLLLHVVDGTDPAPQEQVSAVREVVTEISAEQGGTVPPELVVVNKADAMDNTKVVELRRLLPEAIFVSARSGTGVEELKRAVADWMPQPDVYVDALVPYTRGELVSRVHTEGELVAREHTAEGTRVRAKVRTDLANALEPFATTG is encoded by the coding sequence TTGAGAAGCCGTTATCACACCGATGAGCGCCCCGAAGCGGCCGAGTGGAACACCGGCGCGGACGGCGCTGACGTACGGACGGCCGGTGAACACCTGAGCACGGACTCCCGGGAGCCCTCCATCGGCGAGATGGAGCGCGCGGAGCGTGCTTCGCTGCGCCGCGTTTCCGGTCTTTCCACCGAGCTGTCCGACATTACCGAGGTCGAGTACCGCCAGTTGCGACTCGAACGGGTCGTACTGGTCGGCGTATGGACGGAAGGTACCGCCGTACAGGCGGAGAGTTCACTCGCCGAACTCGGCAGACTGGCCGAAACCGCAGGCTCGGAAGTGCTGGACGGTGTGGTCCAACGCAGGGACCGCCCGGACCCCGCGACCTACGTCGGCCCGGGCAAGGTGCGCGAACTGCGGGACATGGCACTGGCGGCCGGAGCCGACACCGTCATCTGCGACGGTGAGCTCGCACCGGGTCAGCTCAGGCAGCTGGAGGAGAAACTCAAGATCAAGGTCGTGGACCGCACGGCCCTGATCCTGGACATCTTCGCCCAGCACGCCAGTTCCAAGGAGGGCAAGGCCCAGGTCGAGCTCGCCCAGTTGCAGTACTACCTGCCACGGCTGCGTGGTTGGGGTGACAAGATGTCCCGGCAGGCCGGTGGGCGCGCCGGTGGCGGCAACGGTGGTGTGGGTACCCGTGGTCCCGGTGAGACCAAGATGGAGACGGACCGTCGGCGGATCCACAAGCGCATCAGCAAGCTCCGCAAGGAGCTCGCCTCGATGAGCACCATCCGTGAGACCAAGCGCTCGCGCCGTGTCGCCAACGCCGTTCCCGGGGTGACCATCGCGGGTTACACCAACGCGGGCAAGTCCAGTCTGCTCAACGCACTCACGGGCAACGGGCTGCTGGTGGAGGACTCGCTGTTCGCGACGCTCGATCCGGCCACCCGCAGTGCCCGTACGCCGGACGGCAGGCCCTACACCCTCAGCGACACCGTGGGGTTCGTGCGGCACCTGCCGCACCAACTGGTCGAGGCGTTCCGTTCCACGCTGGAAGAGGTAACCAGGGCTGATCTGCTGTTGCACGTGGTGGACGGCACCGATCCCGCGCCACAGGAGCAGGTCAGCGCGGTGCGTGAGGTCGTCACCGAGATCAGTGCCGAGCAGGGCGGTACGGTCCCACCGGAGCTGGTCGTGGTGAACAAGGCCGACGCCATGGACAACACGAAGGTCGTCGAGCTACGCAGGCTACTTCCCGAGGCGATCTTCGTCTCGGCCCGTTCCGGAACGGGAGTCGAGGAGCTCAAGCGCGCTGTCGCCGACTGGATGCCCCAACCGGATGTCTACGTGGACGCGCTGGTGCCCTACACCAGGGGTGAGCTCGTTTCCCGCGTGCACACCGAGGGTGAGCTCGTCGCACGTGAGCACACCGCGGAGGGAACCAGAGTGCGTGCCAAGGTCCGGACGGATCTGGCCAACGCGCTCGAACCGTTCGCCACGACGGGATGA
- a CDS encoding tRNA dimethylallyltransferase (product_source=KO:K00791; cath_funfam=3.40.50.300; cog=COG0324; ko=KO:K00791; pfam=PF01715; smart=SM00382; superfamily=50615,52540; tigrfam=TIGR00174) has protein sequence MPATTPRPVAVLGPTATGKSELALRLAERLGGEIVNVDAMQLYRGMDIGTAKLPPERRRGVPHHQLDVLEVTETASVAAYQRHARSDVERLLDSGVPPILVGGSGLYAQAVLDELNFPGTDPVVRQRWRQRLNLIGPEALHRELAELDPPAAESISPSNGRRVVRAMEVIEITGRRFSANLPEPGPPRYGTLLVGLDRSVPELDTRVNARVAEMFDEGLVEEVRALEDRGLRQGRTASRALGYQQVLAELDEAADMTAAAAETARATRRFVRRQRSWFRRDKRIHWFDAARTDTVQEVFRLLGRAGAE, from the coding sequence ATGCCCGCCACCACGCCACGCCCGGTGGCCGTTCTCGGTCCCACCGCCACGGGCAAGTCCGAACTGGCGCTGCGACTGGCCGAACGGCTGGGCGGCGAGATAGTCAACGTCGACGCGATGCAGCTGTACCGCGGGATGGACATCGGCACCGCCAAGCTCCCACCGGAGCGGCGACGCGGCGTACCGCACCATCAGCTCGACGTCCTCGAGGTCACCGAGACGGCCTCGGTAGCCGCTTATCAGCGGCACGCCAGATCCGATGTGGAACGGCTGCTGGACTCCGGGGTCCCGCCGATCCTGGTCGGCGGTTCCGGGCTCTACGCACAGGCGGTGCTGGACGAGCTGAACTTCCCCGGAACCGACCCGGTCGTACGGCAGCGCTGGCGACAGCGGCTGAACCTGATCGGCCCCGAAGCGCTGCACCGCGAACTCGCCGAGCTCGATCCGCCCGCGGCGGAGTCGATATCGCCGTCCAACGGCAGGCGAGTGGTTAGAGCGATGGAGGTGATCGAGATCACCGGACGTCGGTTCTCCGCCAATCTCCCCGAACCCGGCCCGCCTCGTTACGGCACCCTGCTCGTGGGGCTTGACCGTTCCGTGCCCGAACTCGACACCAGGGTCAACGCGCGAGTCGCCGAGATGTTCGACGAGGGACTGGTCGAAGAGGTTCGTGCGTTGGAGGATCGCGGGCTGCGGCAGGGCCGCACAGCTTCCAGAGCGCTGGGATACCAGCAGGTGCTGGCCGAGCTGGACGAGGCGGCGGACATGACGGCCGCCGCCGCCGAGACCGCGCGAGCCACCCGACGGTTCGTGCGGCGACAGCGTTCCTGGTTCCGCAGGGACAAGCGCATCCACTGGTTCGACGCGGCGCGGACCGACACCGTGCAGGAGGTCTTCCGGCTCCTGGGCCGCGCCGGTGCGGAATGA
- a CDS encoding FtsZ-binding cell division protein ZapB (product_source=COG3074; cath_funfam=3.40.50.300; cog=COG3074; pfam=PF03993; smart=SM00467,SM00685; superfamily=101112): protein MTDQDTTPNTADASAAADSTTSGSGRGAAPAVPIASGDPARWGRVDSEGEVYVRTSEGERFVGSWQAGDADEGLAHFARRFDDLRTEAELLETRLSSGSGDPKQALSSAKHLRDGLPEASVVGDVDSLATRLEHIVTRAEHAVEQAKAEREKARADAVARKEALVEEAEQIGAEATNWKAAGDRLRAIFEEWKSVRGVDRKTDEQLWKRFTKARDAFNRRRGSHFAELDRQRNAAKERKQELVDEAESLTESTDWGPTADRYKQLMSEWKSVGRAPKDSDEALWKRFRAAQDKFFSRRSEAFAERDAEFAENARLKEELLAEAERIDADTDPNAAQAQLQRIQRRWDEIGKVPRERIRELEGRLRAVNDRVRSAAQHEWRRTDPEAQARVEQFRERVEQYEQQAAKARSAGNEKRAKEAEQQARQWQEWLTAAQNALTDR, encoded by the coding sequence ATGACAGACCAGGACACGACGCCGAACACCGCCGACGCGTCGGCGGCCGCGGACTCGACAACGAGCGGTTCGGGACGTGGCGCCGCGCCCGCGGTACCGATCGCTTCCGGCGATCCGGCGCGCTGGGGCCGGGTCGACTCCGAGGGGGAGGTTTACGTACGAACCTCCGAGGGAGAACGGTTCGTCGGATCGTGGCAGGCGGGAGACGCCGACGAAGGACTGGCTCATTTCGCTCGGAGGTTCGACGATCTCCGCACCGAGGCCGAGCTGCTGGAGACGCGGCTCTCCTCGGGTTCGGGAGATCCGAAACAGGCGTTGTCCAGCGCCAAACATCTGCGTGACGGGCTCCCCGAGGCCTCCGTGGTCGGCGATGTCGACTCGCTGGCCACACGGCTGGAACACATCGTGACGCGCGCCGAGCACGCGGTGGAGCAGGCCAAGGCCGAGCGGGAGAAGGCACGCGCCGATGCGGTGGCGCGCAAGGAAGCGCTGGTCGAAGAGGCGGAACAGATCGGGGCGGAAGCCACCAACTGGAAAGCCGCGGGAGACAGGCTGCGTGCCATCTTCGAGGAGTGGAAGAGCGTCCGGGGCGTCGACCGAAAGACCGACGAGCAGCTCTGGAAGCGGTTCACCAAGGCCCGTGACGCTTTCAACCGCCGCCGGGGGTCGCACTTCGCGGAACTGGACCGGCAGCGCAACGCCGCCAAGGAACGCAAACAGGAGCTGGTCGACGAGGCCGAATCGCTGACCGAATCCACCGACTGGGGTCCCACCGCGGACCGCTACAAGCAGTTGATGAGCGAGTGGAAGTCGGTGGGGCGCGCGCCCAAGGACAGCGACGAAGCGTTGTGGAAGCGCTTCCGTGCCGCGCAGGACAAGTTCTTCTCCCGCCGTTCCGAGGCGTTCGCCGAGCGCGACGCCGAGTTCGCCGAGAACGCCAGGCTCAAGGAGGAGCTGTTGGCGGAGGCGGAGCGAATCGACGCCGACACGGACCCGAACGCGGCCCAGGCGCAGTTGCAGCGCATTCAGCGACGCTGGGACGAGATCGGCAAGGTCCCCCGGGAACGCATCCGCGAGCTCGAGGGCAGGCTGCGTGCGGTCAACGATCGGGTGCGCTCGGCGGCCCAGCACGAGTGGCGTCGCACCGACCCGGAGGCCCAGGCCAGGGTCGAACAGTTCCGCGAGCGGGTGGAGCAGTACGAGCAGCAGGCCGCCAAGGCACGCTCTGCGGGCAACGAGAAACGTGCCAAGGAGGCCGAGCAACAGGCGCGGCAGTGGCAGGAGTGGCTCACCGCCGCGCAGAACGCCCTGACGGACCGCTGA